In Stieleria varia, one genomic interval encodes:
- a CDS encoding tetratricopeptide repeat protein — MPQIVRCSCGQQLQVEVPPQGVRVRCPSCSAELSLSGQPTAPVSQPVVPFSPASAPPSTGSNPFGTAAAPHRPTAPKNASPVKILAIVVASMAALLLLACGGVFALQSFNGGGQAVALEESDKPVTKAEVEKVSAEIESGLQSGAIAIVESHIDWERMIAESIANLDLNAGFKSQFGKGLLQGIQTRGWAGPVHQATSGNVKLLRVRDKERGPVALLRIEPTGAGVGYFEIAYFRDTDDKVKVADIYNFATGEWLTETLYRMSLPLVAEQNKSILEKLNGNESLLVKHLSDLERIRMLGQTNPDAALRSFRTLPPSVQQDKSFMILRITIATQAEDDSEYDSALKDFMRLFPNDPAAALFSIDYYALQGELDKSIAAIDKLNEMVGGDAALLVLRASVHSVSGDTQAAKEDLNKAIEMEPEHKGAQEMLRQL, encoded by the coding sequence ATGCCGCAAATCGTTCGTTGTTCGTGTGGCCAGCAACTGCAGGTCGAAGTCCCACCGCAGGGAGTTCGCGTGCGCTGTCCCAGTTGTTCTGCCGAGTTGTCATTAAGCGGGCAACCTACGGCTCCCGTTTCACAACCCGTCGTACCTTTTTCGCCTGCCTCGGCACCGCCCAGTACCGGCAGCAATCCATTCGGGACGGCAGCGGCACCCCATCGCCCAACGGCTCCCAAGAATGCAAGCCCAGTCAAGATCTTAGCGATCGTGGTGGCGAGCATGGCGGCGCTGCTGTTGCTCGCGTGCGGTGGTGTTTTTGCTTTGCAATCCTTCAACGGTGGCGGACAAGCTGTTGCGTTGGAGGAATCCGACAAGCCTGTCACAAAGGCTGAAGTGGAGAAGGTTTCTGCGGAGATCGAGTCCGGATTGCAGTCGGGGGCAATCGCAATCGTCGAGTCTCACATTGACTGGGAACGCATGATTGCCGAATCGATCGCTAATCTGGATTTGAATGCTGGATTCAAGTCGCAGTTTGGAAAAGGTCTCTTGCAAGGAATCCAGACTCGTGGCTGGGCCGGGCCGGTACATCAAGCCACAAGTGGTAATGTCAAGCTGCTCAGAGTCCGTGACAAGGAACGCGGTCCGGTGGCGCTGTTGCGAATCGAACCGACCGGAGCAGGAGTCGGATACTTTGAAATCGCCTATTTTCGCGACACCGATGACAAGGTCAAAGTGGCTGACATCTACAACTTTGCCACCGGTGAATGGCTGACGGAAACCTTGTACCGGATGTCGTTGCCTTTGGTTGCTGAACAGAACAAATCGATCCTGGAGAAACTCAATGGCAACGAGAGCTTGCTGGTCAAGCACCTCAGCGACTTGGAACGTATCCGCATGCTCGGTCAAACCAACCCTGATGCGGCATTGCGTTCGTTTCGCACTTTGCCTCCCAGTGTTCAGCAAGACAAGTCGTTCATGATCTTGCGAATCACCATCGCGACACAGGCCGAAGATGACTCGGAATACGATTCAGCGCTCAAGGATTTCATGCGACTGTTTCCCAATGACCCCGCGGCAGCCTTGTTCTCCATCGACTACTACGCCTTGCAGGGGGAACTGGACAAGTCGATCGCGGCAATCGACAAGTTGAATGAGATGGTCGGCGGCGACGCGGCCTTGCTGGTCCTGAGAGCTTCCGTTCACTCTGTGAGCGGTGACACACAAGCGGCCAAGGAGGATCTGAACAAGGCGATCGAAATGGAGCCCGAGCACAAGGGCGCCCAAGAGATGCTTCGGCAACTCTAG